In the genome of Buchnera aphidicola (Artemisaphis artemisicola), one region contains:
- the rpoH gene encoding RNA polymerase sigma factor RpoH, which yields MINKVQILSVTPPSNLDAYIRIANLWPMLSIEEEQSLTKQLRYDGDLNAAKTLILSHLRFVIYIARNYSGYGLLQADLIQEGNIGLMKAVRRFNPEIGVRLVSFAVHWIKSEIHEYVLRNWRIVKIATTKSQRKLFFNLRKTKKRLGWFNEEEIEIVARELGVSSRDVREMESRMSAQDITFNPFPEEDIDINNHNSIQYLKDKTSNFANGVEQDNWKKHASYKLSNALLRLDERSRDIINARWLDKNKKNTLQKLANNYGISAERVRQLEKNAMKKLKIAIEN from the coding sequence ATGATTAATAAAGTACAGATTTTATCTGTAACACCACCATCCAATTTAGATGCATATATTAGAATAGCTAATTTATGGCCGATGCTATCAATTGAAGAAGAACAATCATTAACTAAACAATTGCGTTATGATGGCGATTTAAATGCCGCAAAAACTTTAATTTTATCTCATCTCCGTTTTGTAATTTATATTGCACGTAATTATTCAGGATACGGTTTACTTCAAGCAGATCTTATACAAGAAGGTAATATAGGATTAATGAAAGCAGTACGTAGATTTAATCCAGAAATAGGAGTTCGTTTAGTTTCTTTTGCTGTTCATTGGATTAAATCTGAAATACATGAATATGTTTTGCGTAATTGGCGTATTGTTAAAATTGCTACTACAAAATCTCAAAGAAAACTTTTTTTTAATTTAAGAAAAACAAAAAAAAGATTAGGATGGTTTAATGAAGAAGAAATTGAAATAGTTGCTAGAGAATTAGGTGTGAGTAGCAGAGATGTAAGAGAGATGGAATCTCGTATGTCAGCTCAAGATATTACTTTTAATCCATTCCCAGAAGAAGATATTGATATTAATAATCATAATTCTATACAATATTTAAAAGATAAAACATCTAATTTTGCTAATGGAGTGGAACAAGATAATTGGAAAAAACATGCTTCTTATAAACTCAGTAATGCACTATTAAGATTAGATGAACGTAGTCGTGATATTATTAATGCACGTTGGTTAGATAAAAATAAAAAAAACACTTTACAAAAATTAGCAAATAATTATGGAATTTCTGCAGAACGTGTTCGACAATTAGAAAAAAATGCTATGAAAAAATTAAAAATAGCTATAGAGAATTAA
- the glmS gene encoding glutamine--fructose-6-phosphate transaminase (isomerizing) — translation MCGIVAAVTQRNITNFLVESIKKLEYRGYDSSGLAIIDYKNNIIRIRCVGKVQELIKKVNKKKIFGNIGVAHTRWATHGKISKENTHPHISSNIIVVHNGIIENTSSLRLFLKKKGYIFYSDTDTEVIAHLLHWEQNKTKNTLKKVIQNTIERLHGNYSMVVIDRNNPSRLLAVRSKSPLVIGLGIEENFVASDQIALLNITKRFIYLEENDIAVITKKEINIFNKDNFIIKRQEILSNIEYKSVKKGKYRHFMEKEIYEQPQSIRNTLENRFRKNKIYFSELKLKDENFFYNTEHIQIVACGTSYNAAMVSRYWFESLANIPCDVEIASEFSSRKLAIRKNSLLITLSQSGETADTLSALRYSKKFGYLGNLTICNMENSSLVKESDCYILTKAGLEIGVASTKSFTTQLTVLLMLVAKIINFKQKNNDITKKIIKTLNILPTRIEEILKKNKLIKNLADKLVNKKNILFLGRGDEYPIAIEGALKLKEISYIHAEAYPAGELKHGPLAVIDKNTPIIIIAPKNTLLDKIKKNITEISSRGGVIYIFSNEDFDYEENVTVIKLPYVEELIAPMFYVIPLQLFAYYIALSKGKNIDQPRHLAKSVTV, via the coding sequence AAAAAAAGTAAACAAAAAAAAAATATTTGGAAACATTGGCGTAGCTCATACAAGATGGGCTACTCATGGAAAAATTTCAAAAGAAAACACTCATCCACATATTTCTTCAAATATTATTGTTGTGCATAATGGAATTATCGAAAATACTTCTTCATTACGTTTATTTTTAAAGAAAAAAGGATATATATTTTATTCTGATACTGATACAGAAGTAATTGCCCATTTATTGCATTGGGAACAAAACAAAACAAAAAATACTCTAAAAAAAGTTATACAAAATACTATAGAAAGATTACATGGTAATTATAGTATGGTTGTAATAGATAGAAACAATCCATCACGATTATTAGCAGTACGTTCTAAAAGCCCATTAGTTATAGGATTAGGAATAGAAGAAAATTTCGTAGCTTCAGATCAAATTGCACTTCTAAATATAACAAAACGTTTTATATATTTAGAAGAGAATGATATCGCTGTTATCACGAAAAAAGAAATTAATATATTTAATAAAGATAATTTCATTATAAAAAGACAAGAAATATTATCTAATATAGAATATAAATCAGTAAAAAAAGGGAAATATCGCCATTTTATGGAAAAAGAAATATATGAACAACCTCAATCGATTCGAAATACTTTAGAAAATCGTTTTAGAAAAAATAAAATATATTTCTCCGAATTAAAATTAAAGGATGAAAATTTTTTTTATAACACAGAACATATTCAAATAGTAGCGTGCGGCACTTCATACAATGCAGCCATGGTCTCTAGATATTGGTTTGAATCTCTTGCTAATATACCATGTGATGTTGAAATAGCCTCTGAATTTTCTTCAAGAAAATTAGCTATAAGAAAAAATAGTTTATTGATTACCTTATCACAATCAGGTGAAACAGCAGATACGTTATCGGCATTAAGATATTCTAAAAAATTTGGTTATTTAGGTAATCTAACTATATGTAATATGGAAAACTCATCTTTAGTTAAAGAATCAGATTGTTATATATTAACTAAAGCAGGATTAGAAATAGGAGTAGCTTCAACAAAATCATTTACTACTCAATTAACTGTTTTACTTATGTTAGTTGCTAAAATAATAAATTTTAAACAAAAAAACAATGATATTACAAAAAAAATTATAAAAACGTTAAATATTTTACCTACTAGAATTGAAGAAATTTTAAAAAAAAATAAATTAATAAAAAATTTAGCTGATAAACTAGTAAATAAAAAAAATATATTATTTCTTGGCAGAGGTGACGAATATCCTATTGCAATAGAAGGAGCATTAAAATTAAAAGAAATTTCTTATATTCATGCTGAAGCTTATCCAGCAGGAGAACTTAAACATGGACCGCTTGCTGTTATTGATAAAAATACACCGATTATTATTATTGCTCCAAAAAATACATTATTAGATAAAATTAAAAAGAATATTACAGAAATATCTTCAAGAGGAGGTGTTATTTATATTTTTTCTAATGAAGATTTCGATTATGAAGAAAATGTAACTGTTATTAAACTTCCCTATGTAGAAGAATTAATAGCACCTATGTTTTATGTAATTCCACTGCAATTATTTGCTTATTATATTGCATTAAGTAAAGGAAAAAATATTGATCAACCTAGACATCTTGCTAAATCAGTAACAGTTTAA